CAATACTTCTACAGGACGAGTGGTCACCAACTCGCGGCAGAGTTCCAGGGACGGAGCCAGCCTGAGTTGGTCCTCGGTTATGGTCAGCCAGACATCATTTCGAGTCCTTTGGGTGCGAGTGTGAATGGCGTGAGCATTGAAGTGCTGGCACCATTTGTTCGCCTCGGCCTGCAATTCCTTCACGGTCTGAACGCGGAGGAAGGTCAGGCGTGATTCGAATTTGGTTTCAACAATGTTGTTGCCGCACTCCACCTGCCCCTTGGCGCGCGGGTTGCCCGCCTTATGGGTGTCCCACTTCACGTCCAGCCGATCCAGCAGGTTGGTGAACAGGTGCGCGGTATTTGCGCTGCCCTTGTCCATGACCAGCAGTTCGGGAACGCCGTGCATGGGATCGTTCAGTCCGCGCGGAGTGATGGCGTCCAGGAACACATCGACGAGACCCTGGGCTGATTCACCGGCGGCCTGGACGTATCGGACATAGATCGTGCCCGAGTAGTGGTCGGTTATGACGTAGCGCCA
This sequence is a window from Pseudodesulfovibrio sp. JC047. Protein-coding genes within it:
- a CDS encoding DDE-type integrase/transposase/recombinase, which translates into the protein MCVLFYLPKGGLSVMEESKFYKNKLQNFRKTEKERVWRYVITDHYSGTIYVRYVQAAGESAQGLVDVFLDAITPRGLNDPMHGVPELLVMDKGSANTAHLFTNLLDRLDVKWDTHKAGNPRAKGQVECGNNIVETKFESRLTFLRVQTVKELQAEANKWCQHFNAHAIHTRTQRTRNDVWLTITEDQLRLAPSLELCRELVTTRPVEVLVKPDMSITHSIKGFGSKTYDLRHIPGLVPRLKVGVVVNPYRAPAVDVIVHTQGEDLIWTVEPVKMDDAGFWKSAPVFGQEYKAQPDTLADKHVAAIDEAAG